The Terriglobus sp. TAA 43 sequence CGCTGCTCTGGAACGCGTCGCAAGCTTTGTAAAGAAGTACGACATCAAGCTCGCCATCCACAACCACGGCCCCGAAGACAAGGAATGGCCGTCGCCGCAGGACATTCTTGCGAAGATCGGCAACCTCGATAAGCGCGTGGGCTTCTGCGTCGACGTAGGTCACACCATGCGCGCAGGCAAGGACGTTCCTGAAACCATCAAGGAAGTTGGCTCGCGCCTGTACTGCATCCACATGAAGGATCTGGCCGAGAAGGACAAGAAGGAAAGCCAGGTTGCCGTCGGCGAAGGCATCATGCCGGTGAAGCAGATCTTCGAAACGCTGGTCAAAATCAAGTACCCCGGCTGCGTCGATCTCGAATACGAGATCAACGGCAAGGACCCTATGCCGGGCGTCACCAAGAGCATCGCAACAGAGCGCAAAGTGCTCGAAGAGATGGGCTACTCCGCGTAGTCGCGATATCCCGAGAAACACAACAGCCGCTGGCATCGACCAGCGGCTGTTGTGTTTTTAGCCATAGACAAAGAGAAAGGCCTCGCCGAAGCGAGGCCTCTTCTGTAAAGCGATGCAGTGGATGTTAGACCGTCGGCTCCCAGCCCTTTTCGTAAGTGCGCTTGCGCTTCGCGGTAGCAGCGGGATCGTTCACGAACTGGCCCGTTTCCGGGTTTACCTTCAGTTCCTTCTTCAGGTCATAGGCAACGTTCGCCATCAGCAGCGAACCTACAGAGCGTGCCGCGTCTTCAATCGGCTGGTCCTGCTTCGTGCTGCTGTCCTTGATGCAATCAAGCCAGTTCTTGAAGTGGACGTCGGTCATGCCATCGCGGCCCACGGTGTCCATGCTGCTGGTCGTGCCAGCCTTGGGAACCTTCCACTCCTTAACGGTCTTGCCCTTCAGGTCGTGGATTTCGTAGCCATCGCGATCAATGATCACAGTGCCTTCCGTTCCCACAACGGCGGTACCGCGATCACGGCCCCAGTACTTGAGATGGTTGCAGCACAGGCACTCCCACTCAATCAGCTTGTTGTCGTACTCAAAGCTGGCGTTCAGGGTGTCGTAGAATTCCCAATCGTCCTTGAAGTGGTAACGACCGCCGGAGACAGAGACACGCTGCGGATACTTCACATCCAGGAACCAGCGAGCCACGTCGAACTCATGCGTACCGTTGTTCAGGGCTTCACCTGTGCCCCACACATGGAACCAGTGCCAGTTATACGGATGGACGTTGTCCTTGTAAGCCTGGCGCGGAGCCGGTCCCTGCCACAGGTCCCAATCAAGATTCGCCGGAACGGGAATGGGCTTGCCCACACCAATGCTCTTACGCTCGTTGGTGTACCAGGTCTTGGCATAGTAGGCGCGGCCAATAAGATTGCCGTCGCGCACTGCCTGCACCATTTCTCGGGTGTAGTCGGACGAGTGCTGCTGGTTGCCCATTACCACAACCTTGCCGTACTTCTTCTGCGCGGCAACCAGCAGTTCGGTCTCGTGCAGATTCTGGCTGCAGGGCTTTTCCACGTAAACGTGCTTGCCAGCCTTCAGGCCGTAGATGGCCAGCGGCGTGTGCCAGTGGTCAGGCGTGGCAATGGTGATGGCGTCCACGTCCTTCTGTTCCAGCGTCTTGCGGAAATCTCTGTCGGCCTTGGGCGCAACGCCGAAGTCCTTCTCGGTGGCGGCGGCATACTTGGCCAGGATCTTTGAGTCGACGTCGACGACATGCGTGATGTTGACGGCGGACTGGTTTGCCTTCAGGCTGCTCAGATGCGCGTAGGCGCGGCTGTTCAGGCCGATCACCGCCACGTTCACACGATCGTTTGCGCCCAGAATGCGTGCATAGCTGTTTGCGGTGGAGGTCAAAGCAAGACCGGCGGCAGTGGCGACGGCGTTGCGGGAAAATTCGCGGCGCGTGAGCATAATTTCTCCTTGCGGATGCCCATTTTATACACACAGCACCCCAATGGTCATACCACTTGCTAATCTTTCTTTCATGGCATTCGGTCGTCCACGCGCCACACGCACACCGCTCGATCGCGAACAGTTGATGGAGTATGCACTTAAGTCGCTCGGCGCACGCATGCAGAGCGTTCGTGACCTGCGCCGCAAGCTCATCGATCGCGCCGAACCCGGGCCGTCCGGAACCGAAGCCGTGGACTGGGTGCTGGCAAAGCTGCAGGAGTTGCGCTACCTCTCGGACGATCGCTTCGCCGCGGATTTCACACGTCTGCGGCAGGAGAATCGCAGCTTCGGCAGGCGTCGCGTTCAGCAGGATCTCCAGGCAAAGGGCATCGCGTCGGAAGTTATTCAAACCACTCTGGATGAGGCCTACGAAGGTGTCGACGAACAGGCATTGGTGCGGCAGCATCTGGAGCGCCGCCGCATCGCTGCACCGACGGACGAAAAGAGCACCGCGCGCGTTCTGCGCAGACTGACGGCGGCAGGGTTTTCGTCGAAGGCGATCTTTGCCGTGCTGCGAAGTCTGAAGAGCGGAGAGGAAGCTCTGGATCGCGCGGAGACAGATGCGCAGGACGAATAATCCCACGCATCCAAGCAAAGTGATGTTGCCTTCCACCATCATCGCCATCGACTGGTCCGGACGCGTGGACATCGCCGGGCAGCGGCGCCATATCGTTGCCGCAACGTGGCACGCGGGCAAGGTGCGCGTGGAGAGCGGCAGAACCCGCGACGAGGTTGTGGAGTGGCTCATCGCACAGGTGAAGAAGGATCCCGCCATGGTCGTGGGATTCGATTTCTGTTTCAGCTTCCCGGCGTGGTTCCTGCGTGAAGTGGGCGTCCACAGCGCGCCAAGGTTCTGGGATGTAGTCGCTGAACATGGTGAACGATGGCTGTCGCGCGAGAATGAAGATCGCCGTTTCTGGGGCAAGCCGCACAAGCGTCCCGCGGAGTTCAGTGGTGAACAACTGCATCGCATGCTGCGGGCCACGGACATTGACTGCAAGCTTGTCGCGCACATTCCTGAGGAAGAGCGCGCACTACGCGTAAAGGGCATCACGCCCAAGTCGGTGTTTCAGATCGGCGGTTCCGGTTCAGTGGGAACGGCCTCACTGCGCGGCGTGAAGACACTGCAGCAACTCCATGAAGCTGGCTTCCGTATATGGCCGTTTGATCGGCCAAAGGCGGGCCAGCCGCTGATCGTTGAGATGTATACCCGGCTGAATACCGGCCCTGTCCATAAATCGAATGCCGAGGCCAGAGCTGCGTATCTGGCGCGCAAGCGAAAGGAAGACGTGGCATATTCACGGCTCGGACCGGCAGCGATTGCAAAGGCGAAGGCCAGCGAAGACGCGTTCGACGCACTGGTCTCCTGCATGGTGATGGCAGAACACCGCGAGCAGTTTTATACGTTGAACCAGCCGCGCGATCCGGCTTATGCGTTGGAAGGATGGACCTGGGCGCCGCCGCCTTCCGGTCGATGATCCTTCAGAAGCATTGCGGCAACCTTGCTCCGGCTGATCTGCTTCTCGCGGTAGAGCAGGATGTCGCTGGCGTGTAGAAGGTCTTGCACGGTCATTTCATGGCCGGAAGACGTGGCCACGCCGATGCTGACCTGGATGCGAAAGGGCGTATTGTCCATGGCAAATAACGTGCATCCGGAAACGCCCTGTCGGATCTGGTTTGCGATCCGTTCCGCGTTGTCCTCTCCGCATTCGGGAAGCAGAACGAAGAACTCATCGCCACCGTGCCGGGTGATCACGTCATCCGTCGGCCGCAGCATCGCCTGCAGAACCCCGGCCACGGCGCGCAGGGCAGCGTCGCCCGCGGCATGACCCATGTTGTCATTGATCTCCTTAAAGCGATCAATGTCCATCATGAGCGCAGAGCAGGGCTTTTCTGAACGAATGCAACGCTGCAACTCGCGGTGTGCCACTACCTCCAGCGCACGCCGATTCAGCAAGCCAGTCAGGGGATCAGTCATGGCAATGCGTTCCATCTCATGGCGCGAACGCAGAGACTCCATGCCCAGAAAGCTGCCGCCCAGTCCCACAATAATGGTCATGCCAGCGTAAGCAAGCCAGCGTTGATGGAAGCTATCCGTAATGATGTCGCCGGTCCGTATGGCGAAGACCACAACATGCAACAACAGGAAGACGGCCATGGCGATATTTGCCAGTCGCGTTGGACTATCCTTCCGGCGCAACAGGAACCACACGTTCATTGCCTGCATCAGCGGGATAGAAAAAACGGCTGGCGCACGCCGAATGGGCCAGTTCGGAATAACGATGTTCAGGAGTACGGTGCCGAGAAAGCAGCCTACGGTGATGCCAATCATCCAGGGCAGCGTCTTGCGTACGCTCTGCCGGGTGGCGGACCCTATCGCAACGTGCAGGATGTTCGGCGTCGCCACAAAGAGAACAATGCCAGCCCAGTGAAGGGCATTCGAGCTGGTGCTCAGCGCAACCAGGCCGAGACCACCGCAGAAACACGTGGCCGCAATCCAGTATGCGGAACGATCTGTCTTTTCAGTTTGAATGGCACGGTACAGCATCGCCACTGCAAAGCCTGTGGACAGTAGCAATAAACCGTACATCCGGTAGATAGACAGGTTTTCCATGAAAAAAGACAGACCAGGGAGAAGAACTAAGTGGAAACAATACCGCAGCGCAACTACACTATCTTCCGGTTCGGTATAGAAGGGTGTCAATTGTTTGTTTTTGTTACCCTTCGCCGCTGAAACTCACCAGCTACGCGTTATAGGGTTGAACCCGCCGTGGACCGGGCACGGGCACCGGTTGTGGCTTCATCTCAGGCGAAGTTTCCGCCCGCAAAGCCTGCTTTTCGCGGTAGAGCATCATGTCGCTGCCGTGCAGCAGTTCTTCCAGCGTCGCGTCCTGCCCACTCAGGGTGACGCAGCCAATGCTGGTGCTAATCGTGAACACCACTTCACTCATCGTTTTCAGCCGCAACCCGTGGATGGCCGATTTCAAACGCATTACAACCTCGGTCGCCTGTGCCTCGCTGCAGTCCGGCAGCAGGACAAAGAACTCGTCGCCGCCCAGGCGCGTTGCAATATCGGTAAGCCGCAGGGTCTTTTGCAGCGTATCCGCCACGGCGCACAGCGAGGCGTCTCCAGCCGCGTGCCCCAGGCCATCGTTGATCTGTTTAAAGCTATCCACATCCATCATCAGTGCGGAACACGGCAGGTTGCGGCGACGGATGCGCTCCAACTCTCGCATGGCAAACACATCCAGGGCGCGCCGGTTAAACAGGCCCGTCAGAGGATCGGTCATGGCCGACCGCTCCAGCTCTGCATGCATCCGCAAATTGCCAATCCACAGATAGCTGAGCGCCAACCCGGCAATGGTGATGATGCCGCTCCAGGAGAACCACGCATCCGGAATCTGATACTTCCAGGCCAGCGCCACTCGAACGAAATTAGGCAGTGACTGCATGGCGAAACAGACAATGATGGCGTTGACTGCCGGACGGATCACTTCGTCCTTGTTTCGCAGGAGGAGGTCAATGCAGGCCAGATACATCACTGCAAGAATCGGCACCGCCTCAACCGTTCGAAGCACCACGTTCGGCTGCCACCACGTGTAATAGGCGTAATTCATCACCGTCGCAGCATTCAGCAGCAGCAGCCACACCAGATAGTCGCGCTTCTGATCGGTGGTTTTGGCAATGGCCCGGTTCGCCAGCGGACCAAACATCAGGAACAGACCATTGCCAAACAGGATGCTGATCACATCCGAGATCTGCCCGCGATACGCCTGCAGCCCAAGTCCCAGTCCCGCGCAGAAATACGCTGCCGCAAACCATACGGAACCCTTGTCCCGGCGGTTTCTCGATTGGAAGTATGAGGACGCGAGGATGACGCCGCCCAAAAATATGAGCAGGCCGGCCTGCACCGTGAATAATGTCCGTCGGTCCATGCGTTCGAAGGCGCGACTAATAATGTCGACACGAAGCCGCGAAACCCGACTCGAATTAAGACGGGTAGATGGCACAGTGTAGCATTTTGGTACACTGCCGTTCGCCTCAATCCCAGACGTTTTCCAAGGCTTTTTACATCAGGCGTGAGGCTAGTCCTGATTCAGGAAACAGCCCCACTCGCTCAGCGCCACCGGTGCCGCACTCCGAACACTCAGCCGCACTTCGGTCGCCTGAATAGCGGCTTCCAATCGCACAATGCGGCAGTTCCCAATGCTCTCACCCGACGCGACACGAACCCACGGGCCACTGCCATCGCGTACTTCCAGCCGGAACTCCCGTACCCGCTGACCCAGGCCGATTTGCTCCCGCAGCCGGAACAGATTGAACGTCTTTCTGTCCGCGAACTTCGCGGTAACATTCGCTTCCGTCAGGTTGTCCGCAGTACTCCAGAAGGTGTCCGCATCGCCATCCACCAGCTTCGCCGGGGAGTACTTGGCCGAGCGCACATTCGACGCCGTCAGCTTCGCCCCGCGCAGCAAATTCGTGGCAAACATCTTCTGCACACGTGCTGCGAAACCGTACAAAACATCCGCGTCCGCATCCGCAATCAGCCCGCGCGTATCCGGCGGAATATTCAACAGCAAACCCGCTCCATGCCCCACAGACTTCTCGTAAATGTTCAACAGTGCGTCAACGGACTTCGGCTTCTCCTCCGGGTGATAAAACCAGCCCTTACGGATCGACACATCGCACTCCGCCGGAATCCACTCTTTGCCATAAGCAGAACCCGCACCAGACAGCTTCGTGTCCACATCGCCAGGAACGGCAGTAGCGTCATGATGCTCACTCAGCAGAGTCACCGTGTTCCAGCAATTCTCTGCGGCAATACCGCGTTCGTTACCCACCCAGCGAATGTCCGGCCCAGCATCGCTAAAGATCACCGCACCCGGCTGCAGCTTGCGAACCAGTCCCCACGTGTTAGCCCAGTCGTAATAGGTGTGCTTGTCGATGGTCCGCTTCTCCCGCGCCCCACCATAGAAACCATCGCCACCATTCGCGCCATCAAACCACACTTCAAAGATCGGCCCATAGTGCGTCAGCAACTCAGTGATCTGTTGCCGATACGTCGTGATGTACTCCGGCTTGCCATAGTTCGCATTGTTCCGGTCCCACGGCGAAACATACACACCAAACTTCAACCCATGCTTCTTCGCCGCAGCCGAGATGTCGCGGACAATGTCGCCCTTGCCGCCCTGAAACTTGCTCTTGCTGATGTTGTGATCGGTCGACTTCGTAGGCCACAGGCAGAAGCCATCATGGTGCTTGCAGGTCAGAATCACACCCTTAATGCCGCCCTGCTTCAGCGTCAGCACAATACTGTCCGCATTGAACTCGGTCGGGTTAAAGATATTGGGGTCTTCATCACCCAACCCCCACTCACGCCCGGTAAAGGTGTTCACGGTGAAGTGCAGGAAAGCGGTGGTCTCCATACGCTGCCAGCGGAGTTGCCGCAGCGAAGGCGTCGGACCAAACTTTGCAGGCGCACCTGTGCCTTTGGTCTGCGCTGCAGCTGTTATGCCGGTTGCCAATGCACTGCTTATAAACGTCCGACGTGAAAGTTTCATGGCTTCCATCGTAAGACAGCGGCTAGAAGATGCCGAGGAAGCGCTTGCGAATCTTCTTGCCTGCCGGGTCTACGCTTGTATAGAAAGGAAGCGTTGTCGCGGTAATGGAATAGTGCAGTGGCGTGATCGTTGTTCGCTTGATATCCGCACCCAGCATGTCTCCGTGAAAATCTGGGGGAATCTGCTCTCGCATGGCAAAGATTACTGAGAGCAGGCAGGTGCGGCTTCCTCCATACTCGTTCGCCTGAAGTCCCTTCACAAACGACAGAACGTTTTCGCGCAACATCTCTGGCCCACGCCAAACTTCTGCCGTTTCAACCATTCCGTCTTTGGCAAATTCCACCCGTACGATGACCAGACCGGTGACGTGGGCCTCGCTAGCGATTGGCGGATAAGTGATCGTAGTGGTCTCTTTCACACCGCTAACGCCGCAGGGCGGCTCCTGCGCAAGAAGGTTCGCACCGCCGCAAAGCAGCATTGCACCGAGACAGACTTGCGCGGGCATACTCACTGCTAGACTTTATAGGTCATGCAATACCGTTCCGGAAGCCAGATTCGCGAAGATTTTCTGCGGTTTTTTGAGGGCAAGGGCCATCGCCGCATCCACTCGTCGTCGCTCGTGCCGCACAACGACCCCACGCTGCTCTTTGCCAACGCGGGTATGAACCAGTTCAAGGACGTCTTCCTTGGCTCGGACGTGCGCACCTACTCCCGCGCCACCACCTCGCAGAAGTGCGTCCGCGCGGGCGGCAAGCATAACGATCTGGAAAACGTCGGCTTCACGCGTCGCCACCACACCTTCTTTGAAATGCTGGGCAACTTCAGCTTCGGCGACTACTTCAAGAAAGACGCCATCGCCTTCGCGTGGGAACTCCTCACCTCGCCCGATTGGTTCGGCATCGACAAGGACAAGCTCTACGTCACCATCTTCGAGGGCGACGCGCAGACCCCGCGCGACGACGAAGCGGAACAGTTCTGGATTGAAGCAGGCGTGCCCAAGAGCCGCATCTATGAACTGGGCGCCAAGGACAACTTCTGGCAGATGGGCGAAACCGGCCCCTGCGGCCCCTGCTCTGAGATCTATTACGACCTCGGCCTCGCCGCCAGCGAAACCGGCGAAGACAAGCCCTTCGGCGAAGACGACCAGCGCTACATGGAGATCTGGAACCTCGTCTTCATGCAGTTCGATCGTCACATCACACCCGGCGGCCTGCCGGAACTCACGCCGCTGCCCAAGCCCTCCATCGACACCGGCATGGGCCTCGAGCGTATCTCCTGTGTGCTGCAGGGCAAGCTCTCCAACTATCAGAGCGATCTGTTTGTTCCGTTGATCGATGCTGCGATTCGTCTGACAGGGTTCTCCGCCATGAACGCGGAGGAAGGCTCTGTCAGCGATGCAAAGGGCGCGGCCTCACTTCGCATCATCGCAGACCACGCACGCGCCGCAACGTTCCTCATCGCCGATGGCATTCAGCCCGCGAATGAAGGCCGCGGTTACGTACTGCGCAAAATCCTTCGTCGCGGCATCCGTCACGGACGCCTGCTCGGTCAGGATCAACCCTTCATGCACGAGATGGTGCACGCCGTCGTAGGCGAAATGAAGGTCGCATATCCTGAACTGCTGGATGCAGAAGAGCGCGTTGCAAAGACAGTGCTGCAGGAAGAGCAGCAGTTCGCACGCACGCTGCAGCTTGGCCTCGCACGCATGACCAATGAAGTTCTGCAGGATGGCGCACAGGCATTCTCGCTGTACGAAACCTTCGGCATGCCGCTCGACTTCATGACCGATGCCGCGCGTGACGCGGGCATCGAGTTCGATATGGTCGGCTTCGAACGAGCCAAGGAAGAAGAACAGAAGCGCGCACGCGCCTCATGGAAGGGTGGTTCGCAGAAGACCGCATCGCCAGCCTTCGCATCTCTCGACAAGACCGACTTCGTCGGTTACACCGGCCTCCGTGCTGACAGCGCAGAAGTCATCGCGCTGGTGAAAGACGGCGTCGGTGTACAGGTTCTGCAACCCGGCGATACAGGCGAAGTCGTTCTCGACCGCACATCCTTCTATGCAGACAGCGGTGGACAGGTGGGCGACACCGGCTGGCTCTTCCCAACCGATCACACCAGCACCATCGCGGAAGTGCACGGCTGCACCAAGCCCGTCGCGGGCGTCTTCGCGCACAAGGTCACGGTCAAGCGCCCCATCGCCGTGGGCGACAAGGTAGACGCAGTGGTCGATGGCGCAGAACGCACCGCCACCACCCGCAACCACACCGGCACGCACCTGATTCAGGCTGCGCTCCGCGAGGTGTTGGGCACGCATGTGAAGCAGGCCGGATCGCTGAACAACCGCAACCGTCTTCGGTTTGACTTCTCACACTTCGCCCAGGTGGCAGATGAGGAGTTGCAGGAGATTGAAGACATCGTCAATCAGCACGTGCTGGCCAACACCAAGGTAGAAACCTTCGTGGATGTGCCCATCGACGTCGCCATCAATGAGTACAAGGCCACTGCACTCTTCGGCGAAAAGTACGGTGACAAGGTACGCGTCGTTAAGATCGGCGACTTCTCCACCGAACTCTGCGGCGGCACCCACACGCTCGCCACCGGCGAAATCGGTTTGCTGAAGCTCACCGGCGAATCGTCGGTAAGCAGCGGCATCCGTCGCGTGGAAGCCATCACCGGCACCGGTTCGCTGTCTGAGTTCCGCAAGGGCTTCGCGCTTGCGAAGATGGCTTCGACGCTCGTCGGTGCCAACGATGCCGAAGGCTTCCAGGCAAAGCTCTCCGCTCAGGAAGAGGAGTTGAAGAAGCTGCGCCGCGAACTCGATCAGGCACGCATGAAGTCGGCTTCGGCCTCCACGGAGAACGCTGCGGAATCTGCGGTCGAAGTGAAGGGCATTAAGGTACTCGCGCAGAAGGTCAGCGGTCTCGACCGTAACCAGATGCGTACGCTCGTTGACACACTGCGCACGCGCCTCGGCTCCGGTGTCGTCGTCCTCGGCGCAGCCACGGAAGATGGCAAAGTCGCGCTGATCGCTGGCGTAACCAAGGACCTCACGGGCAAGGTGCAGGCAGGTAAGGTCGTCGGCGCCGTCGCAGCAAAGGTTGGCGGCAAAGGCGGCGGACGTCCGGACCTCGCAGAAGCCGGCGGCACCGATCCCTCGCAGCTTGATGCCGCGTTGGCTTCCGTACCCGATACCGTAGGGGGCCTGATCGCCTAGCAACCGGTGTCCGGGACAAAAGCTGTCAAGCCACGGTCCCGTCCAACTCAAACAAAGCAAAAGAAATAGAGTTGGCATGGTATTTCCGCCAAACCTCTAAAATAGAGATAGAGCAAAAGAGCAGGGCCGCAGCGATGCGGCCCTAACTCCTTTAGAAAGACGATTTTGCCTCTAACCCCAATGGATAGACGATTTTACAGCCACTAAAAGCTTAACTCTTTTAGAAAGACGATTTTAGAAAAACAGGGGGGAGGGGGTACCCCTGCGATACCAGGTCCTCAAGTCGATAAAGCCTGTTGCTGTGGCCTAAAAGCAGCGCGCCGAAAACGCGCGACAACTGCAAGCGTTCTTGTCAGCGCAGCAGCCATCCGCAAACTCTTCCGGTCGAAGTTCCACATGGCAGACGTTGCAGAGCGAAACATGCTTGTGCAGAACCGCATCGTGCATCTTGTGGCCCACATCGGTGATCTTGTGCCCGGCATTGTGCATGCCGTGCTTCAGTGCGGACATCACATCGTGCAGCGAAGTGTGGTGCGGATTGTGGGTTCCATGGGTGTTGGTGTCGGGCATCTCACTGCCTCCCGGTCGTAGCCTGTCAACGCCTATGTTGTATTCCCACCGCAATAGTTTTGGCTACTGGTTTGTGACGGCGCACGGTTGCGGTGTGCGGCAACCGTCACTACAGTGGAAGCCATGCTGGATGTCCATCCACCCCACACCC is a genomic window containing:
- a CDS encoding GGDEF domain-containing protein yields the protein MENLSIYRMYGLLLLSTGFAVAMLYRAIQTEKTDRSAYWIAATCFCGGLGLVALSTSSNALHWAGIVLFVATPNILHVAIGSATRQSVRKTLPWMIGITVGCFLGTVLLNIVIPNWPIRRAPAVFSIPLMQAMNVWFLLRRKDSPTRLANIAMAVFLLLHVVVFAIRTGDIITDSFHQRWLAYAGMTIIVGLGGSFLGMESLRSRHEMERIAMTDPLTGLLNRRALEVVAHRELQRCIRSEKPCSALMMDIDRFKEINDNMGHAAGDAALRAVAGVLQAMLRPTDDVITRHGGDEFFVLLPECGEDNAERIANQIRQGVSGCTLFAMDNTPFRIQVSIGVATSSGHEMTVQDLLHASDILLYREKQISRSKVAAMLLKDHRPEGGGAQVHPSNA
- the alaS gene encoding alanine--tRNA ligase yields the protein MQYRSGSQIREDFLRFFEGKGHRRIHSSSLVPHNDPTLLFANAGMNQFKDVFLGSDVRTYSRATTSQKCVRAGGKHNDLENVGFTRRHHTFFEMLGNFSFGDYFKKDAIAFAWELLTSPDWFGIDKDKLYVTIFEGDAQTPRDDEAEQFWIEAGVPKSRIYELGAKDNFWQMGETGPCGPCSEIYYDLGLAASETGEDKPFGEDDQRYMEIWNLVFMQFDRHITPGGLPELTPLPKPSIDTGMGLERISCVLQGKLSNYQSDLFVPLIDAAIRLTGFSAMNAEEGSVSDAKGAASLRIIADHARAATFLIADGIQPANEGRGYVLRKILRRGIRHGRLLGQDQPFMHEMVHAVVGEMKVAYPELLDAEERVAKTVLQEEQQFARTLQLGLARMTNEVLQDGAQAFSLYETFGMPLDFMTDAARDAGIEFDMVGFERAKEEEQKRARASWKGGSQKTASPAFASLDKTDFVGYTGLRADSAEVIALVKDGVGVQVLQPGDTGEVVLDRTSFYADSGGQVGDTGWLFPTDHTSTIAEVHGCTKPVAGVFAHKVTVKRPIAVGDKVDAVVDGAERTATTRNHTGTHLIQAALREVLGTHVKQAGSLNNRNRLRFDFSHFAQVADEELQEIEDIVNQHVLANTKVETFVDVPIDVAINEYKATALFGEKYGDKVRVVKIGDFSTELCGGTHTLATGEIGLLKLTGESSVSSGIRRVEAITGTGSLSEFRKGFALAKMASTLVGANDAEGFQAKLSAQEEELKKLRRELDQARMKSASASTENAAESAVEVKGIKVLAQKVSGLDRNQMRTLVDTLRTRLGSGVVVLGAATEDGKVALIAGVTKDLTGKVQAGKVVGAVAAKVGGKGGGRPDLAEAGGTDPSQLDAALASVPDTVGGLIA
- a CDS encoding regulatory protein RecX is translated as MAFGRPRATRTPLDREQLMEYALKSLGARMQSVRDLRRKLIDRAEPGPSGTEAVDWVLAKLQELRYLSDDRFAADFTRLRQENRSFGRRRVQQDLQAKGIASEVIQTTLDEAYEGVDEQALVRQHLERRRIAAPTDEKSTARVLRRLTAAGFSSKAIFAVLRSLKSGEEALDRAETDAQDE
- a CDS encoding energy transducer TonB; translation: MPAQVCLGAMLLCGGANLLAQEPPCGVSGVKETTTITYPPIASEAHVTGLVIVRVEFAKDGMVETAEVWRGPEMLRENVLSFVKGLQANEYGGSRTCLLSVIFAMREQIPPDFHGDMLGADIKRTTITPLHYSITATTLPFYTSVDPAGKKIRKRFLGIF
- a CDS encoding alpha-L-fucosidase; translated protein: MKLSRRTFISSALATGITAAAQTKGTGAPAKFGPTPSLRQLRWQRMETTAFLHFTVNTFTGREWGLGDEDPNIFNPTEFNADSIVLTLKQGGIKGVILTCKHHDGFCLWPTKSTDHNISKSKFQGGKGDIVRDISAAAKKHGLKFGVYVSPWDRNNANYGKPEYITTYRQQITELLTHYGPIFEVWFDGANGGDGFYGGAREKRTIDKHTYYDWANTWGLVRKLQPGAVIFSDAGPDIRWVGNERGIAAENCWNTVTLLSEHHDATAVPGDVDTKLSGAGSAYGKEWIPAECDVSIRKGWFYHPEEKPKSVDALLNIYEKSVGHGAGLLLNIPPDTRGLIADADADVLYGFAARVQKMFATNLLRGAKLTASNVRSAKYSPAKLVDGDADTFWSTADNLTEANVTAKFADRKTFNLFRLREQIGLGQRVREFRLEVRDGSGPWVRVASGESIGNCRIVRLEAAIQATEVRLSVRSAAPVALSEWGCFLNQD
- a CDS encoding GGDEF domain-containing protein, whose product is MDRRTLFTVQAGLLIFLGGVILASSYFQSRNRRDKGSVWFAAAYFCAGLGLGLQAYRGQISDVISILFGNGLFLMFGPLANRAIAKTTDQKRDYLVWLLLLNAATVMNYAYYTWWQPNVVLRTVEAVPILAVMYLACIDLLLRNKDEVIRPAVNAIIVCFAMQSLPNFVRVALAWKYQIPDAWFSWSGIITIAGLALSYLWIGNLRMHAELERSAMTDPLTGLFNRRALDVFAMRELERIRRRNLPCSALMMDVDSFKQINDGLGHAAGDASLCAVADTLQKTLRLTDIATRLGGDEFFVLLPDCSEAQATEVVMRLKSAIHGLRLKTMSEVVFTISTSIGCVTLSGQDATLEELLHGSDMMLYREKQALRAETSPEMKPQPVPVPGPRRVQPYNA
- a CDS encoding sugar phosphate isomerase/epimerase, producing the protein MSHRTFTRRSALKGLGLAAAASATPRFLSAMALKPSPIRLGIASYTFREFKQPQQLVDFMHQLNLKNINLKDFHLPMGPLDEVKKNADWYRSQGLVITGGGTIYFPKDEDEDIKAKFDYAKAAGFPMIIGSPSHAALERVASFVKKYDIKLAIHNHGPEDKEWPSPQDILAKIGNLDKRVGFCVDVGHTMRAGKDVPETIKEVGSRLYCIHMKDLAEKDKKESQVAVGEGIMPVKQIFETLVKIKYPGCVDLEYEINGKDPMPGVTKSIATERKVLEEMGYSA
- a CDS encoding Gfo/Idh/MocA family protein — translated: MLTRREFSRNAVATAAGLALTSTANSYARILGANDRVNVAVIGLNSRAYAHLSSLKANQSAVNITHVVDVDSKILAKYAAATEKDFGVAPKADRDFRKTLEQKDVDAITIATPDHWHTPLAIYGLKAGKHVYVEKPCSQNLHETELLVAAQKKYGKVVVMGNQQHSSDYTREMVQAVRDGNLIGRAYYAKTWYTNERKSIGVGKPIPVPANLDWDLWQGPAPRQAYKDNVHPYNWHWFHVWGTGEALNNGTHEFDVARWFLDVKYPQRVSVSGGRYHFKDDWEFYDTLNASFEYDNKLIEWECLCCNHLKYWGRDRGTAVVGTEGTVIIDRDGYEIHDLKGKTVKEWKVPKAGTTSSMDTVGRDGMTDVHFKNWLDCIKDSSTKQDQPIEDAARSVGSLLMANVAYDLKKELKVNPETGQFVNDPAATAKRKRTYEKGWEPTV